The following is a genomic window from Colletotrichum lupini chromosome 5, complete sequence.
GCGAAGGTCACGCCCTTTTCAGCGGACACCTTTTCATAGTACTTAATCAGCTCCTGCGCACGGGCAATGTCTGCGGCGATAGGCTTCTCGGCTAAGACGTGCTTTCCTGCAGCGAGAGCTTGCTTAATGTAATCGGGCTGGTTCAGGATGGGCAGGGCTAAGATGAGAGCCTGGATATCATCACGGGCCAAGAGATCTTTGAAGGACTTGCCCTCGCCCGCGTCGTCAGAGTACAGGTCAGGTGAAGCTGACTTGGTGACGAGCTTAGCCGTGTCCTGGGCGGACTTGAGAGAGCGAGAGAAGATGGCCTTCAGGGTGAGGTTGTCGTTTGCTTCCACAGCAGGCTGTTTGGACAGTCAGTGACCACGAGACCCGCGGCTTCCGCGGACGGGCAATATCAGCTAGGTAGTCGCCTTACCAAATGCTCTTCCTTGGCAAAGATGCCTCCTCCAACAATGGCTACTCCGATGGGGGCCATGGTTTCTCAGATATATCGTTCAAGATTGGATGCGAGCCGTGCGGAAGGCCTGAGTCAAGCAACTGTAAGGCAAGgtgtatataaatagaaaagtACAAGATAACTTTCCGAACTGAGGTGAAGGGAAGAGGtatagagagagagagagagagagagagagggataAGGATCCAAATGATTTATTTGTTCCAATTGAGTTGGACGGTCTTCCAGACAATTCGTTATTTGTCCATGAAGGCGTGTTGTGCAGTAGCCAGGCACGCAAGCAATGCCATCATCAGCTTTCTCCTCCAATACCTGGGGAGCTTCGTGATGGTAGTGGGGTTTTGTTGGCGGGGTCGGAGAGCCCTGTGGCACAACCGTCTCTCAGCAAATTGATGGAGATGATGAGACACTATCTAAGGCTCGAGGAGAACACAGCCGGCTCTGTTAGCATATTAATCACAACACCCCGCTCGGGAGTAAGAGCCTTACTCTTTTGGGAAAGTATAGCAGTTGAGTAGTTGGGGACCTGAGTTCCTGCCAAACGCCCTGCACCGGAAGGTACAGACGGGAATGATCTTTTGATGAGGTCGGATGAATCCAATGGAAGGCAGGCACCCAATACAGATGATGCTACAGTTTGGGTGTTTCCAAGTATCATGTGCGGTAGGTGTGATTTTTGCGAGGAAAGAGTCTACTGGCTAGGTACTCAAAGAACTGCTCGTGATCATAGATACATAAATCATCTCATACAACTTGGCTACGCATGTTTGCTCATATAACTCATCTCCTGATTTGCTTCCTTCCTGCCGCATTCCGGATCTGCATCCCCGGTTTTCGGCTCCGCTTAACTACCGTTCTTTTCATACCGTACCGGAGGCGGTGCTTTCTGATTCAGCCTCGTCGTCGCTGCTACTGTCGTCCAGTCGGTCGATGGCTCGTTGGCACTCCTTCTCCCACTTACTCAATCCAACAATGACCCATTCCAACGCCCCGACCAGATACAATGCAACACATTGTCCGATCCACAAGCCGGCGAGACCCCAGCCATGAAAGGCGAGGTAGATGCCGGCGGGGAGAGCTCCACCGTAGTAGCTGACGAGGTTCACCACAGCCCCGACCCACTGACGGCCCATGCCTCGAAGGGCACCACCACACGATCCGTTCAGGCCGTCTGCTATCTGGAAGAGTGCGACGTACGGCATCACTTCGCCAACGAGCTGCACCACCCGCTCGTCGTCATTAAAGATCTTGCCAAACACATCCTTCGTCGCCATAAGCATAGTAAGAACCACACTTCCGAGTATCACGGACAAGATTGCTGCCGAGTGTGCTGCTATCGCCGCGTCCCGAGGCCGCTGCGCTCCCAGCAAATTTCCTAGTCTTGCCGATGCTGCTACCCCAAGACCGAAGGGAATGGTGTTGATAATTTGGTCCGCCGTCATGATGACAGACTGGGCCGCCAACGGAATAGTGCCAAGTCTCCCGGCAGCCAGGGCCACAATCTCGAAGGCCCACCACTCAGTGCCAACATGAACGACTCCAAGAAGTGCAAGCTTGGAAAAGGGCCCAATATTTCTGATGGCTCTCCGAAGCTCCAGACCACCCCAGCATTCCTTGCCGCGGACGAAGACTGCATAGGCAACTAGAAGGAGAAACGATACCCAGTACGAGATGCCTGTGGCCAAGGGAGCACCGTACAAGCCGAGGCCGAAAGTGTGGATGAACAAATAGTTGAGCCCGGCGTTCATCGGAGATGTAATTAACAGCACATACGTGCCTGGGCGGTAAATCGCTGTCACATTTACGTCAGTGCCGTCGTCTATTTCCCTCCGTCCTTGACTTTCTCGAGGTGACACTGAGGGGCCCTGACTTACCTTGGGCCTGCAAATACTTCTTCATGGCCTCGAACCACACGTATCCCAACCCGCCCGGGATCAGGCATCGCAAAAACGCCGAGCTTTGCACGCAGATGAACTCTTCTTGGCCCAGCGCCCGGAACACCGGTTCGGAAAACCACCAGAGCACTGCCACCACAGCATAAAATGCCGACAAGACAAGGATGCCTCTCTGCAAAAGGATGCCCAAGTCGTGCTTGTTCGAAGATCCCGTGAAGCTACTCGACGCAA
Proteins encoded in this region:
- a CDS encoding MATE efflux family protein, with amino-acid sequence MSDTSSADTLGPPSMSSRSETTALLPKPPAVKSEEPHAVRLWLAEILLLAKAAVPVILAYTLQNSLQTISVLIVGRLSPEALATAAFSYMFAMATAWLIALGGTTALDTLASSSFTGSSNKHDLGILLQRGILVLSAFYAVVAVLWWFSEPVFRALGQEEFICVQSSAFLRCLIPGGLGYVWFEAMKKYLQAQAIYRPGTYVLLITSPMNAGLNYLFIHTFGLGLYGAPLATGISYWVSFLLLVAYAVFVRGKECWGGLELRRAIRNIGPFSKLALLGVVHVGTEWWAFEIVALAAGRLGTIPLAAQSVIMTADQIINTIPFGLGVAASARLGNLLGAQRPRDAAIAAHSAAILSVILGSVVLTMLMATKDVFGKIFNDDERVVQLVGEVMPYVALFQIADGLNGSCGGALRGMGRQWVGAVVNLVSYYGGALPAGIYLAFHGWGLAGLWIGQCVALYLVGALEWVIVGLSKWEKECQRAIDRLDDSSSDDEAESESTASGTV